In Halobaculum limi, one DNA window encodes the following:
- a CDS encoding 5-methyltetrahydropteroyltriglutamate--homocysteine methyltransferase — protein MTDVVATTPGLYPLPDWAKEDLSDLKGHQKHDLIDGEEAPAVADVYADVRAEFVADQQHAGLDRIVEGQGRWDDMLAHPLTVHENVETGGIVRYYDNNNFYRDPKVVDDLTPSGDVASELKAASALLAADESLQATLPGPYTLADLATDEHYGDEAEFLDAVGDFLAGEVEQFPAHETLFLLEPSYVTNAPGDDLNELASETIDRVAAATDADVVVQTYWEAFEEKAYAHLMDADVDAVGFDFVTADRAANLECINELGTTDDVALGLVDGQNTLVEDPETVAERVDWVHDQIPAQSFETTYVTTNTETFYLPVNKHQAKLYVLAEAADIAAAEEVEA, from the coding sequence ATGACCGACGTAGTCGCCACCACACCGGGGCTGTATCCCCTCCCGGACTGGGCGAAAGAAGATCTCTCCGACTTGAAGGGCCACCAGAAACACGACCTCATCGACGGCGAGGAAGCGCCGGCGGTGGCGGACGTGTACGCCGACGTGCGCGCCGAGTTCGTCGCCGACCAGCAACACGCCGGCCTCGACCGCATCGTCGAGGGCCAAGGCCGCTGGGACGACATGCTCGCGCACCCGCTGACCGTCCACGAGAACGTCGAGACGGGCGGTATCGTTCGCTACTACGACAACAACAACTTCTACCGCGACCCGAAGGTCGTCGACGACCTCACGCCGTCGGGCGACGTGGCGTCGGAACTGAAGGCCGCGAGCGCCCTCCTCGCCGCCGACGAGTCGCTGCAAGCGACGCTCCCCGGCCCGTACACGCTCGCTGATCTGGCGACCGACGAGCACTACGGCGACGAAGCGGAGTTCCTCGACGCCGTCGGCGACTTCCTCGCGGGCGAGGTAGAGCAGTTCCCCGCTCACGAGACGCTGTTTCTGCTGGAACCCTCCTACGTGACGAACGCGCCCGGCGACGACCTGAACGAACTCGCCAGCGAGACCATCGACCGCGTCGCCGCGGCGACCGACGCCGACGTGGTCGTGCAGACGTACTGGGAGGCGTTCGAGGAGAAGGCGTACGCCCACCTGATGGACGCCGACGTCGACGCCGTCGGCTTCGACTTCGTCACCGCCGACCGCGCGGCGAACCTCGAGTGCATCAATGAACTCGGCACGACCGACGACGTCGCTCTCGGCCTCGTCGACGGGCAGAACACGCTCGTCGAAGACCCGGAGACGGTCGCAGAGCGCGTCGACTGGGTGCACGACCAGATTCCCGCCCAGTCGTTCGAGACGACGTACGTGACCACGAACACCGAGACGTTCTATCTGCCAGTGAACAAACATCAGGCCAAACTCTACGTCCTCGCGGAGGCGGCCGACATCGCCGCCGCAGAGGAGGTGGAGGCGTGA
- a CDS encoding mechanosensitive ion channel family protein, whose amino-acid sequence MQSSASASVIATLIEAVQSLAPSVESQVVATVGVVVALLAYIALVDRLGTLVKQRLDDHALAVESVQAAAVTTGAVTAAAFVLVVWRGVGTLTRALPTEVVTGATVVQVLLSVGIIVGATLLTRLTKRTIRNVGREQVALSDHQTEIAHHVVQVAVYAVSLLVVFTVWGINPGNLLVGAGFAGIVLGLAARQTLGAVLAGFVVLFSRPFELGDWVVVGDQEGVVTDITIVNTQIRTFDDEYVMIPNDIVTNQDLVNRSRKGRLRLNLDVGVDYTTDVDEAIDVAEEAMRGHDLVMSAPDPHVVLTGFDDSSIGLRLRFYIDNPSARKMWKARTRVTLAVKRAFDDAGIKIPYPQRELSGRAETGGFRVADAEDGRTERQSVTAEADGGQTDGSSADDGGDDA is encoded by the coding sequence ATGCAGTCGAGTGCGTCAGCGTCGGTGATCGCGACCCTCATCGAGGCGGTCCAGTCGCTCGCGCCGTCGGTGGAGTCACAGGTCGTCGCGACGGTGGGCGTGGTCGTGGCATTGTTGGCGTATATCGCACTCGTCGACCGTCTCGGGACGCTGGTGAAACAGCGCCTCGATGACCACGCCCTCGCGGTGGAGTCGGTGCAGGCGGCGGCCGTGACCACCGGCGCCGTCACCGCGGCGGCGTTCGTCCTCGTCGTCTGGAGAGGCGTCGGGACGCTCACGCGGGCGCTCCCGACCGAGGTGGTGACTGGCGCGACGGTCGTGCAGGTCCTCCTGTCGGTCGGCATCATCGTCGGCGCGACGCTGCTCACCAGACTCACGAAGCGGACAATCCGCAACGTGGGACGCGAACAGGTGGCGCTGTCGGACCACCAGACAGAGATCGCACACCACGTCGTGCAGGTAGCGGTGTACGCGGTGTCGCTGTTGGTCGTGTTCACCGTCTGGGGAATCAACCCTGGCAATCTCCTCGTCGGCGCCGGGTTCGCGGGCATCGTCCTCGGCCTCGCGGCCAGACAGACGCTCGGCGCGGTACTCGCGGGGTTCGTCGTGTTGTTCTCGCGGCCGTTCGAGTTGGGCGACTGGGTCGTCGTCGGCGACCAAGAGGGCGTCGTCACCGACATCACCATCGTCAACACGCAGATTCGCACGTTCGACGACGAGTACGTGATGATCCCGAACGACATCGTCACGAATCAGGATCTGGTCAATCGCTCCCGAAAGGGTCGACTCCGCCTCAACCTCGACGTGGGCGTCGACTACACGACTGACGTCGACGAGGCGATCGACGTCGCCGAAGAGGCGATGCGCGGCCACGACCTGGTGATGTCGGCGCCCGACCCCCACGTCGTCCTCACAGGGTTCGACGACTCCTCGATCGGGTTGCGACTACGCTTTTACATCGACAACCCCAGCGCGCGCAAGATGTGGAAGGCACGGACGCGAGTGACGCTCGCGGTCAAGCGTGCGTTCGACGACGCGGGCATCAAGATCCCGTACCCGCAGCGGGAACTGTCCGGTCGCGCGGAGACCGGCGGCTTCCGCGTCGCCGACGCCGAGGACGGGCGAACGGAGCGTCAGAGCGTGACCGCCGAGGCCGACGGCGGGCAGACGGATGGCTCGTCGGCAGACGACGGAGGCGACGATGCCTGA
- a CDS encoding ribose 1,5-bisphosphate isomerase, with protein MTSDPPVTDAVEDAAADIATMEIRGAATIARAAAEALAVQARETDADSPATFEASMRRAGRRLYDTRPTAVSLPNALRYTLGRMDGDDVEALRDSLLGATRAFTDRLDRAQRDLGQVGANRLRDGDTVMTHCHSTDALSCVEHAVEQGKDISAIVKETRPRNQGHITATELRELGVDVTLVVDSAARRYLDDADHVLVGADSIAADGGVVNKIGTSGLAVNARERGVPIMVAAQTIKLHPDTLTGHTVEIEMRDETEIIDADTRADIGDIEVRNPAFDVTPPRYVDAIVTESGQFPPESIVTLMRELFGESADRPWEEPTEPQQ; from the coding sequence ATGACTAGTGACCCTCCGGTCACGGACGCGGTCGAAGATGCCGCCGCGGACATCGCGACGATGGAGATACGCGGTGCCGCCACTATCGCGCGGGCGGCCGCCGAGGCTCTGGCCGTCCAGGCCCGCGAGACAGACGCCGACTCCCCGGCCACGTTCGAGGCGTCGATGCGTCGTGCAGGCCGCCGACTGTACGACACCCGTCCGACTGCGGTGTCGCTCCCCAACGCACTCCGCTACACGCTCGGGCGGATGGATGGTGACGACGTGGAGGCGCTTCGAGACTCGCTGCTCGGGGCGACGCGGGCGTTCACCGACCGCCTCGACCGCGCGCAACGCGACCTGGGGCAGGTCGGCGCGAACCGCCTCCGTGACGGCGACACGGTGATGACCCACTGCCACTCGACGGACGCACTCTCGTGCGTCGAACACGCCGTCGAACAGGGGAAAGACATCTCGGCTATCGTCAAGGAGACGCGCCCGCGCAACCAGGGACACATCACCGCAACCGAACTGCGGGAGTTGGGCGTCGACGTGACGCTCGTCGTCGACTCGGCGGCGCGGCGCTACCTCGACGACGCCGACCACGTCCTCGTCGGTGCCGACTCTATCGCCGCCGACGGCGGCGTCGTCAACAAGATCGGAACCTCGGGACTGGCGGTGAACGCCCGCGAACGCGGCGTGCCGATTATGGTCGCCGCGCAGACGATCAAACTCCACCCCGACACGCTCACCGGCCACACCGTGGAGATCGAGATGCGCGACGAGACGGAGATCATCGACGCGGACACCCGCGCAGACATCGGCGATATCGAGGTTCGCAACCCCGCCTTCGACGTGACGCCGCCGCGGTACGTCGACGCTATCGTCACCGAGTCGGGGCAGTTCCCGCCCGAGAGCATCGTCACGCTGATGCGGGAACTGTTCGGCGAGAGCGCCGATCGCCCGTGGGAAGAGCCGACCGAGCCGCAGCAATGA
- a CDS encoding BGTF surface domain-containing protein: protein MSPSTFARVLPVVVIATVLLAGAVAGTAAAGGTSLATANETVRVHGTADATVGGNTTLDTGRELTVRIRSTAETNPRFFKSNTTTVEQGGRFAVEFDLSDYSAGDTFTVAVLHNGSRVAEADGRVVAPDVPTTMAGTTVTATTPDDGTTGSGTAGSTATGTDTATPIPGFGPVASALGIATGVGILRRRA from the coding sequence ATGTCGCCCTCCACGTTCGCCCGGGTGCTTCCCGTGGTGGTCATCGCCACGGTCCTCCTCGCAGGTGCGGTCGCCGGTACCGCGGCGGCAGGTGGCACGTCGCTCGCGACCGCAAACGAGACGGTGCGCGTCCACGGCACCGCGGACGCGACGGTCGGTGGGAACACGACGCTCGACACCGGGCGGGAACTCACCGTCCGGATACGGTCGACCGCGGAGACGAATCCGCGCTTCTTCAAATCGAACACGACGACCGTCGAGCAAGGTGGGAGGTTCGCGGTGGAGTTCGACCTCTCGGACTACTCGGCGGGCGACACCTTCACCGTCGCGGTGTTACACAACGGGTCGCGCGTCGCCGAGGCAGACGGCCGCGTCGTCGCGCCCGACGTGCCGACGACGATGGCGGGAACGACGGTGACGGCGACGACGCCGGACGACGGCACGACTGGTTCCGGAACCGCCGGGTCGACGGCGACCGGGACCGACACCGCGACACCGATTCCCGGATTCGGTCCCGTCGCGTCGGCGCTCGGTATCGCCACCGGCGTCGGTATCCTGCGACGGCGCGCGTAG
- a CDS encoding acc operon protein produces MASDETDDDTADPAAAVLDRLTLPDDADAEETAAIVAAVGAHVRDSEAAAAAAATDDGAETWDGKRWAFAGRLDALQGRAARTPENAPTDAWTASGRTDRF; encoded by the coding sequence ATGGCGAGCGACGAGACAGACGACGACACGGCCGACCCCGCCGCCGCCGTCCTCGACCGCCTGACGCTGCCGGACGACGCCGACGCGGAGGAGACAGCGGCCATCGTCGCCGCCGTCGGCGCACACGTCCGTGACAGCGAGGCCGCCGCGGCCGCGGCGGCCACCGACGACGGCGCTGAGACGTGGGACGGCAAGCGCTGGGCGTTCGCAGGCAGACTCGACGCGCTTCAGGGGCGGGCCGCACGCACTCCCGAGAACGCGCCGACGGACGCGTGGACCGCGAGCGGACGGACAGACCGCTTCTGA
- a CDS encoding acyl-CoA carboxylase subunit beta: protein MDDRIDELRERRAEAERGGGEDRIERQHEKGKMTARERIDYFLDDGTFHEFDQFRTHDTHKFGMEGNQIYGDGVVTGYGEVNGRKTFVFAHDFTVFGGSLGEVFAEKVCKVMDKAMDVGAPVVGLNDSAGARIQEGVGSLAGFAEIFRRNTEASGVIPQLSGIMGPCAGGAVYSPAITDFTFMVKETSHMFITGPDVIKTVTGEEVSFEELGGAQTHASTSGVAHFAEDSEEDALDHMRRLLSYLPQNNVEDPPRVDPWDDPDRRDEELNQIVPDEPRKPYDITNVVDSVVDEGSFFETHEAFAKNIVTGFARLDGRSIGVVANQPRVNAGTLDIESSEKGARFVRFCDAFNIPILTFVDVPGFMPGTDQEHNGIIRHGAKLLYAYSEATVPLLTVITRKAYGGAYDVMASKHIGGDVNYAWPTAEIAVMGPQGAVNILYDDELADADDPDEKRQELIDEYREEFANPYTAADKGFLDDVIEPTETRPRLIDDLEMLSSKRDAQPDKKHGNIPI, encoded by the coding sequence ATGGACGACCGCATCGACGAACTCCGCGAGCGACGCGCCGAAGCAGAGCGGGGCGGCGGCGAAGACCGCATCGAACGCCAACACGAGAAGGGGAAGATGACCGCCCGCGAGCGCATCGACTACTTCCTCGACGACGGCACCTTCCACGAGTTCGACCAGTTCCGAACCCACGACACCCACAAGTTCGGGATGGAGGGCAACCAGATATACGGCGACGGCGTCGTCACCGGCTACGGCGAGGTGAACGGCCGCAAGACGTTCGTATTCGCCCACGACTTCACCGTGTTCGGCGGGTCGCTCGGTGAGGTGTTCGCCGAGAAGGTGTGTAAGGTGATGGACAAGGCGATGGACGTCGGCGCGCCCGTCGTCGGCCTCAACGACTCCGCGGGTGCGCGCATCCAGGAGGGCGTCGGGTCGCTCGCCGGCTTCGCCGAAATCTTCCGCCGCAACACCGAGGCGTCGGGTGTCATCCCACAGCTGTCAGGGATTATGGGCCCGTGTGCGGGCGGTGCGGTGTACTCCCCGGCTATCACGGACTTCACCTTCATGGTGAAGGAGACCAGCCACATGTTCATCACCGGCCCGGACGTCATCAAGACGGTCACGGGCGAGGAGGTGAGCTTCGAGGAACTCGGCGGCGCACAGACGCACGCGAGCACCTCCGGCGTCGCCCACTTCGCGGAAGATTCTGAGGAGGACGCGCTCGACCATATGCGCCGCCTGCTGTCGTATCTCCCGCAGAACAACGTCGAGGACCCGCCACGCGTCGACCCGTGGGACGACCCCGACCGCCGCGACGAGGAACTGAACCAGATCGTTCCCGACGAACCGCGCAAGCCGTACGACATCACGAACGTCGTCGACAGCGTCGTCGACGAAGGATCGTTCTTCGAGACGCACGAGGCGTTCGCGAAGAATATCGTCACCGGGTTCGCCCGTCTCGACGGGCGCTCCATCGGCGTCGTCGCCAACCAGCCACGGGTGAACGCCGGGACGCTGGACATCGAGTCCTCCGAGAAGGGCGCACGCTTCGTCCGCTTCTGTGACGCGTTCAACATCCCCATCCTGACGTTCGTCGACGTGCCGGGCTTCATGCCCGGCACCGACCAAGAGCACAACGGGATCATCCGCCACGGCGCGAAACTCCTGTACGCCTACTCAGAGGCGACCGTGCCGCTGCTCACCGTCATCACGCGCAAGGCGTACGGCGGCGCGTACGACGTGATGGCCTCCAAGCACATCGGCGGCGACGTGAACTACGCGTGGCCGACCGCCGAAATCGCCGTGATGGGGCCGCAGGGCGCGGTGAACATCCTCTACGACGACGAACTCGCCGACGCCGACGACCCCGACGAGAAGCGCCAGGAACTCATCGACGAGTATCGCGAGGAGTTCGCCAACCCCTACACCGCGGCGGACAAGGGCTTCCTCGACGACGTGATCGAACCGACAGAGACGCGCCCCCGCCTCATCGACGACCTGGAGATGCTCTCCTCCAAGCGCGACGCCCAACCCGACAAGAAACACGGCAACATCCCGATCTGA
- a CDS encoding HemK2/MTQ2 family protein methyltransferase produces MPDDETSSDPQSDDHGELDTTTRDSLAARRGLDAPVYDPAEDSGLLASAGVDNAWGRTLEVGTGSGWVAAQVLDAGVADRVVGSDVNPFACARARDRGVEAVRGDLLAPFRADAFDTILFNPPYLPTDPDNEWDDWQEVALSGGESGRDLIEPFLDDLPRVLAPDGVALLLVSSLTGFADVVKYAVECGFVAETVAEESYPFETLSILALRHRDGD; encoded by the coding sequence ATGCCTGACGACGAGACGTCGTCCGACCCACAGTCGGACGACCACGGCGAACTGGACACGACCACGCGCGACAGCCTCGCGGCACGTCGTGGCCTCGACGCTCCGGTGTACGACCCGGCGGAGGACTCGGGACTGCTCGCGTCCGCAGGCGTCGACAACGCATGGGGGCGGACGCTGGAAGTCGGCACCGGATCAGGGTGGGTCGCCGCACAGGTACTCGACGCCGGGGTCGCAGACCGCGTCGTCGGCAGCGACGTGAACCCCTTCGCGTGTGCGCGGGCCCGCGACCGCGGGGTGGAAGCCGTCCGCGGCGACTTGCTCGCGCCGTTTCGTGCGGACGCGTTCGACACCATCCTGTTCAATCCGCCGTACCTCCCGACCGACCCCGACAACGAGTGGGACGACTGGCAGGAGGTGGCGCTGTCGGGCGGGGAGTCCGGGCGCGACCTCATCGAACCGTTCCTCGACGACCTGCCGCGCGTCCTCGCGCCGGACGGCGTCGCTCTCCTGTTGGTCTCGTCGCTGACCGGGTTCGCCGACGTCGTCAAGTACGCGGTCGAATGCGGCTTCGTCGCCGAGACGGTCGCAGAGGAGTCGTATCCGTTCGAGACGCTGTCGATCCTCGCACTTCGACACCGGGATGGCGACTGA
- a CDS encoding helix-turn-helix domain-containing protein, with amino-acid sequence MRYLDVTIDQPPESRHPMQQFIAETDAVDREELLAWQRVPERDVEYALFFVEGDVDRYRKAISTVDSVAEFRLAQVGDDRFHSFVVQETRPADVAWRAAFAERGLVVTLPVSYDSAGRMRLRVVGSAVALRDALADLPEGLTPTVHSVGELDHRLGSAVSRLTARQREVLAVAFDAGYYEVPREASLDSVADRLGCARATASAHLRKAERALVADALGAE; translated from the coding sequence ATGCGGTACCTCGACGTGACCATCGACCAACCGCCCGAAAGCCGGCATCCGATGCAGCAGTTCATCGCCGAGACCGACGCCGTCGACCGGGAGGAACTGCTCGCGTGGCAACGGGTACCCGAGCGCGACGTCGAGTACGCGCTGTTCTTCGTCGAGGGAGACGTCGACCGCTACCGGAAGGCCATAAGCACCGTCGACTCCGTCGCGGAGTTCCGGCTTGCACAGGTCGGCGACGACCGCTTCCACTCGTTCGTGGTTCAGGAGACGCGCCCGGCGGACGTAGCGTGGCGGGCGGCGTTCGCCGAACGAGGGCTCGTCGTGACGTTGCCCGTCAGCTACGACTCGGCGGGACGGATGCGTCTCCGGGTCGTCGGCTCGGCGGTGGCGCTGCGCGACGCGCTTGCGGACCTGCCGGAGGGGCTGACCCCGACGGTCCACAGCGTCGGCGAACTGGACCACCGCCTCGGGTCGGCGGTGTCGAGACTCACCGCCCGGCAGCGCGAGGTCCTGGCGGTCGCGTTCGACGCCGGCTACTACGAGGTACCTCGGGAGGCGTCGCTCGATTCAGTCGCGGATCGACTGGGGTGTGCCCGCGCGACTGCCTCCGCACACCTCCGAAAAGCCGAACGAGCCCTCGTTGCCGACGCGCTCGGTGCCGAGTGA
- a CDS encoding carbohydrate kinase family protein codes for MIREQSGDGSDGERPRVLCAGHVNWDVTLIVDSLPAPDGEVRIERRHQAGGGSAANVAVGLAGMNAHAALFGSVGDDESGRLAARELSSAGVTTHLVETTGETAVKYIIVDAAGEVMLLSNDGANEAFTPDDLPPEALTADTDLLHLTNQPPAVAAALAERAREVGATVSFAPGRQFAKREFEATLALADVVFCNRREAAALLDVDDDGNSPYGALRDDATLVVTHGAAGSEVHVRAHDRTYTHDGFDAEVVDTTGAGDAFAAGFLAARLAGDDHEQSLAVANACGALAAGEVGARVEVSWERVAAFLDGVDDVSRV; via the coding sequence ATGATCCGCGAGCAGTCGGGCGACGGGTCCGACGGCGAGCGACCGCGCGTGCTGTGTGCGGGCCACGTCAACTGGGACGTGACGCTCATCGTCGACAGTCTCCCCGCGCCCGACGGCGAGGTACGGATCGAGCGTCGCCACCAAGCGGGCGGCGGGAGCGCCGCGAACGTCGCCGTCGGCCTCGCGGGGATGAACGCCCACGCGGCGCTGTTTGGCTCCGTCGGCGACGACGAGTCGGGTCGACTGGCCGCCCGAGAACTGTCGAGCGCCGGCGTCACGACCCACCTCGTCGAGACGACCGGCGAGACGGCCGTGAAGTACATTATCGTCGACGCCGCCGGCGAGGTGATGCTCCTGTCGAACGACGGCGCGAACGAGGCGTTCACGCCCGACGACCTCCCGCCGGAGGCGTTGACCGCCGACACCGACCTCCTCCACCTGACGAATCAGCCACCGGCGGTCGCGGCGGCGCTGGCCGAACGCGCCCGCGAGGTCGGCGCGACGGTGAGTTTCGCGCCTGGCCGGCAGTTCGCGAAGCGCGAGTTCGAGGCGACGCTCGCGCTCGCGGACGTGGTGTTCTGCAACCGTCGGGAGGCGGCCGCGCTGTTGGACGTCGACGACGACGGCAACTCCCCGTACGGGGCGCTGCGCGACGACGCCACGCTCGTCGTGACCCACGGCGCGGCGGGGTCGGAGGTCCACGTCCGCGCACACGACCGCACGTACACCCACGACGGGTTCGACGCCGAGGTGGTCGACACGACGGGCGCGGGCGACGCGTTCGCGGCGGGCTTTCTCGCGGCGCGACTCGCGGGTGACGACCACGAACAGTCATTAGCGGTCGCGAACGCCTGTGGTGCGCTCGCAGCGGGCGAGGTCGGCGCTCGCGTCGAGGTGTCGTGGGAGCGTGTCGCGGCGTTCCTCGACGGCGTCGACGACGTGTCGCGTGTGTAG
- a CDS encoding cytochrome P450: MTPTSDFDADPSSAPPPPGPDGLPAVGTLPWFVRDPFSFYDRVSEYGDVVAFDFGLWENVALFHPDDVRRVLVDDADRFRKSDVQRRSGVDFLENGLLLTEGEEWREQRTQLQPLFYRERIQAFADAMVEEAERLVASWDDGEVIDLVDAYSTLAMRILGRTLFGVDVRDDDGYEVIKSATRSVQARADAGSVSAFLPDWVPTPTNRRFARDTAAFREYVDGLVADRRGADPGDADDLLTLLVALREDDSLSEAAVRDQLMTFLFAGHETTSLALAYGTHALARHPSVAAALHEEVAAAAADGLDAATLRGLDLTDRVVSETLRTHPPAYVTFRQPTEDVVIGGYRVREGTNLSIPIWRLHADPRWWDDPEVFDPDRWTAADPERPEHAYLPFGAGPRHCIGMRFASLELHAVLAVVFRETAVEPVPADTGEPSFEAAATLRPSDPLRVRVRTR, translated from the coding sequence ATGACACCGACGAGCGACTTCGACGCCGACCCGTCGAGTGCACCCCCGCCACCGGGGCCCGACGGCCTCCCCGCAGTTGGAACGCTCCCGTGGTTCGTGCGTGATCCGTTCTCGTTCTACGACCGAGTCTCCGAGTACGGCGACGTCGTCGCGTTCGACTTCGGCCTCTGGGAGAACGTCGCGCTGTTCCACCCGGACGACGTACGGCGTGTCCTCGTCGACGACGCCGATCGGTTCCGCAAGTCGGACGTACAGCGGCGCTCCGGCGTGGACTTCTTGGAGAACGGTCTCCTGCTCACAGAGGGCGAGGAGTGGCGCGAACAGCGGACGCAACTGCAACCGCTGTTCTACCGCGAGCGGATCCAGGCGTTCGCCGACGCGATGGTCGAGGAGGCCGAACGCCTCGTCGCATCGTGGGATGATGGCGAGGTCATCGACCTCGTGGACGCGTACTCGACGCTGGCGATGCGGATTCTCGGTCGGACGCTGTTCGGCGTCGACGTGCGCGATGACGACGGATACGAGGTGATCAAGTCGGCGACGAGGAGCGTGCAAGCGCGTGCGGACGCCGGTTCGGTATCGGCGTTTCTCCCCGACTGGGTGCCGACGCCGACGAACCGTCGGTTCGCCCGCGACACCGCCGCCTTCCGCGAGTACGTCGACGGCCTCGTCGCCGACCGCCGTGGGGCCGACCCGGGCGACGCGGACGATCTGTTGACGCTACTGGTCGCCCTCCGCGAGGACGATTCGCTCTCGGAGGCTGCCGTCCGCGACCAATTGATGACGTTTCTGTTCGCCGGCCACGAAACCACCTCGCTCGCGTTGGCGTACGGAACGCACGCGCTCGCTCGCCACCCGTCGGTCGCGGCAGCCCTCCACGAGGAGGTCGCCGCCGCGGCAGCAGACGGCCTCGACGCAGCCACACTTCGCGGTCTCGACCTGACCGACCGTGTCGTCTCGGAGACACTCAGGACGCACCCGCCCGCGTACGTCACGTTCCGCCAGCCGACCGAAGACGTGGTGATCGGTGGCTACCGGGTTCGCGAGGGGACGAATCTCTCGATCCCGATCTGGCGGCTCCACGCCGACCCGCGCTGGTGGGACGACCCGGAGGTGTTCGATCCGGATCGGTGGACCGCCGCCGACCCCGAACGCCCGGAACACGCGTATCTCCCGTTCGGGGCCGGCCCACGCCACTGCATCGGGATGCGGTTCGCATCGCTGGAGTTACACGCGGTGCTCGCAGTCGTGTTCCGGGAGACGGCAGTCGAACCGGTGCCGGCGGACACCGGCGAACCGTCATTCGAGGCGGCGGCGACCCTCCGGCCGAGTGACCCACTTCGCGTTCGGGTGCGAACGCGATAG
- a CDS encoding methionine synthase, which yields MSRNPANREQFRPDDHDSDHFLLTTVVGSYPKPKWLNRARDHFEDDDHPFGDSEWEEATDDACRVITHEHERAGLDTVVDGEMRREEMVEFFAERIDGYEFNGPVKVWGHNYFDKPSVVEDVEYDDPWLVDEFAFTDEVATRPVKVPITGPYTLANWAFNESYEDDEALAYDLADLVNTEIEKLVEAGARYIQIDEPALATTPDDHAIVGECLERIVSDIDEDVRIGLHVCYGDYSRVYPEINDYPIDEFDVELCNDDYEQIETFADGEFAPDLALGVVDAHVAEVESVKEIKENIKQGLKVVPPEKLTVSPDCGLKLLPREAAYGKMENLVQAAREVEQELDAGTIEVPAFEDAAPADD from the coding sequence GTGAGCCGAAATCCCGCGAACCGCGAGCAGTTCCGCCCCGACGACCACGACAGCGACCACTTCCTGCTCACGACCGTCGTCGGGTCGTACCCCAAGCCGAAGTGGCTCAACCGCGCCCGCGACCACTTCGAGGACGACGACCACCCGTTCGGCGACAGCGAGTGGGAAGAGGCGACCGACGACGCCTGCCGCGTCATCACGCACGAACACGAACGCGCGGGACTGGACACGGTCGTCGACGGCGAGATGCGCCGCGAGGAGATGGTCGAGTTCTTCGCCGAGCGTATCGACGGCTACGAGTTCAACGGCCCCGTGAAGGTGTGGGGCCACAACTACTTCGACAAGCCGTCGGTCGTTGAGGACGTCGAGTACGACGACCCGTGGCTGGTCGACGAGTTCGCCTTCACCGACGAGGTGGCAACTCGCCCGGTCAAAGTCCCGATCACCGGCCCGTACACGCTCGCCAACTGGGCGTTCAACGAGTCGTACGAGGACGATGAGGCGTTGGCGTACGACCTCGCAGACCTCGTGAACACCGAGATTGAGAAACTCGTCGAGGCGGGCGCTCGCTACATCCAGATCGACGAACCCGCGCTGGCGACGACGCCGGACGACCACGCCATCGTCGGCGAGTGTCTCGAACGCATCGTCAGCGACATCGACGAGGACGTCCGCATCGGTCTCCACGTCTGCTATGGCGACTACTCGCGCGTCTACCCCGAGATCAACGACTATCCGATCGACGAGTTCGACGTGGAACTGTGCAACGACGACTACGAACAGATCGAGACGTTCGCGGACGGCGAGTTCGCGCCCGACCTCGCACTCGGCGTCGTCGACGCCCACGTCGCCGAGGTGGAGTCCGTTAAGGAGATCAAGGAGAACATCAAGCAGGGCCTGAAGGTCGTGCCGCCGGAGAAACTCACCGTCAGCCCCGACTGCGGGCTGAAACTCCTCCCGCGTGAGGCCGCCTACGGCAAGATGGAGAACCTCGTGCAGGCCGCTCGCGAGGTCGAACAAGAACTCGACGCCGGAACCATCGAGGTTCCCGCATTCGAAGACGCTGCCCCTGCAGACGACTAA